GCCCTCCACTGCTGTGGCTGAGAGACAGACGggtcagcagagagacagacgggtcagcagagagacacacaggagagacagacaggtcagcaGTGAGACAGAtgaaagacagacaggtcagcagagagacagacaggagagagacaggtcagcagagagaaagacagatcagtggaaagagacagacaggataaACAGATaaagtttagattctcggcccgagcccgacagagccgatatatatatatatatatatataactatatatatatatatatatatagttatatatatatatataaagttaggctgcagttactaaatgcagcacttcatgtgcggagtctcctcctctcgcacgcatcacaccgggagcttgaagatttaaagaaaaacaggagaattaactttgagcgagtgtggaggaaagtcggaggtatggaagcagtttaaacaagtcgtgggcagtgacaacaatatgttgttcatcattgtttctttattttacgtttcttcattcagatcatttgcgatccgttccgttctgaactaacagcagtttacagcttcgtccttgttgtattattctaaacagatttctggagttccaacaactctgaattgtagatgagaacgtcagttataacggcccacggattaaaaaagtgtcgggtttaaatcgggctcataattacagttaatgtgccgggccgggctcggacacaacgggctcgggcaggttcaggcttgattttttgggccgatctaagctctataaACAGACAggtcagcagagagacagacaggagagagacagacaggagagacagacaggtcagcagagagacaggtgaTGTGTAAGACTGTAAGATATGACGGATTAAAGGACAGTTCCGCTGCATAATGAACCGAGGGGTTAACAACACGTCTCTAGCTTCAAACAAGCTACCGGCTAACCGGTGATGACCGTTCACCGTACAGGCGGACGCCATCTCGGGAAATCAGTCACGACCAGTCCAACCACGAACGCCGTGTTTGAGCCATGTTACCGGTTACCGgctgcacggcgttcgtcgttggACTGCTtgtgttttcccaagatggcgcccgcctgtatagtgaacgctactgtctttataatctatcttcttaataaactgtctgtccTACTAAGTTCTCAGTGCTTGGGTTAACGTGTAGGGACCTCATGATGCTACCGTGGAAGGGACAGACAggtcagcagagagacagacaggtctcatgatgctaccgtggaagggacagacaggtcagcagagagacagacaggtggtgaTAGTTTGAGTCTTGTTAGTGGTGGAGAAATAgagatttaccctctgccctgacagctagcgttagcagctaacctcTGGTTAGCgctagcttgtttaaagctagagacgcgttagattagcatgaaaacatgtcccagagaacggttgggacacagatgttatTCACCCCTGGGGTCATTTAGAGCTGGAACGGTTCTTTAAGGGAAGGTCTGGTCGATTCCATTCATGTCAGTAGCAAGAAACCAGTCGGTGCAGCCTACACCGTGTagtcctcctgctagcgttagcacccaacaggctgaaacagggcaggttttaaacctgcttttagcctctaaacatgctggAGATGTCATTACAAGAGGGAGCACAGGGAATCTGACCGCAGGAGATGGGACAGAAAGGCAtggaagtgtgtctgtgtgtgtgtgtgtgtctctgtgtgtgtgtgtgtgtgtgtgtgtgtctgtctgtctgtctgtgtgtgtgtctgtgtgtgtgtctctgtgtgtgtgtgtgtgtgtgtgtgtgtgtctgtctgtctgtctgtgtgtgtgtgtgtgtgtgtctgtgtgtgtttgtgtgtgtgtgtgtgtgtgtgtgtaccgttTCTGATTAACTGTTCGAGGGAACATTTCAGCGAGGCGACCGCCCGGCTGATAGAGTCGACGACTGCCAGCTGATTCAGCGCCTCGGCCactgaacacagacacacacacacacagacacacacacacacacacacagacacacacagacacagagacacagagacacacacagacacagagacacacacagtgaatatcagccaggtgtgtgtgtgtgtgtgtgtgtgtgtgtgtgtgtgtgtgtctgtgtgtgtgtgtgtgttgatgtgtgttttCAGGGGGATCCGACAGACCTGAGCCCAGCTGTTCCTTGTTGCTCTCCACAGAGAACTTGAGGCGGTGAACGTCTTTGGCTGCGTCTGAGACAGAGGGACACCACGTTAGAGACCGCTCGCTGTGTTTACCTTTGGCCCGGCACAGTCTGTTCCCTATTGGTTGCCAGGCTCAGGTGGGCGTGGCTTACCTGTGGGGAAGGGATACAGCTAAATGATTACGCAAACCTCAcaaaaatctaatctaatatgaTAATAATCGCTTTTTCCGACAACACAAATTGGCCACtatcaacatttttcacatttttctgacatttagcggagtagaagtatgaaaagaaaagactcaagtaaagtacaagtacctcaacatttggactgaagtacagtagtggagtaaatgtacttagttactctCCAGCGCTGAGTTACCTTTGGTGAGCTGCTGGGCGGCGCTCAGCGATCCAGTCAGGTTGGAAACACTTTTCTCCACGGACCACAGTCGGTTGGAGGTCTttgtgtctgaaaaacacacacacacacacacacacacacacacacacacacagacagacagacagagagacacacacacacacacagacagacagacagacagacagacacacacacagacagacacagacacacacacacactcattgagACCAGGAAACCAGATGAGATTTGGCAGCAAAACCAAGAAGTGCCATTAATGTGAGATGAGTCAGACCAGGTTAACCAGTCTACAGTCCCTGGAAATACCACCATCAAACTTCCTGGTattcaactgtgtgtgtgtgtgtgtgtgtgtgtgtgtgtgtgtgtgtgtgtgtgtgtgtgtgtgtgtgtgtctcactgctAGCTCCCAGTGCTATGATCAGAATCAGGATGAATGTAGCTGCCAGAGCAGGAAACAACCAGCGTCTGAACCTGGagacagctgagagagagacagatacaggctctgtggagagacagacagacagacagatagacacacacacacacacacacacacacacacacacacacacagagagaaagagagttgaCTTTTCATCTTACAGTTCAGTCAGTTttgtcacagacagacagacagacagacacacgaacagacagacagacagacagacagatagacagacagacacaagaacagacagacagacagagagacagacagacggacagagagacagatgaacagagagacagacagatggacagacagacagacagatggagagacagactgacagatggagagacagacagacggacagagagacagacagatggagagacaaatgaacagacagacggacagagagacagacaaatggacagagagacagatagacggacagagagacagacggacagagaaacagatagacggatggacagagagacagatagacggacagagagacagacagacagatggacagagagacagatagacggacagagagacagacagacagatggacagagagacagacagacggacagagagacagatggacagagagacagacagatggagagacagacagacagacctttgTTCCAAAAGGAGCTGCTGTCATCTTCAATGTCGTGGTATTCAGTTGTTGTCATAGCGATTGTGTCTCTGCTCCTTCGTGTGTCTCCCCGTCCAGACGAACTCCGTCAAACAGTCTGACTGTCCAAACAGCGAGCCGAGGGTCAACGGCCCCAAAACGCACTTTGAACTGGAAAACACGGCCGAGTGTAGAGACGCTCTGATGTCAGCAGCACTGAGCAAACTCACTTCTAGTGACAACAGCTCCAACAACGTctgaaaaacacatgaaaaacgcttaaaaaacctaaaaataagcaacaaaaaaagtcaataaagcGAAAAGAAATTGaggattaatgtgtggattatttccTGGACGACtggtttggtctctaaaatgtaatataatatataaatgttaTAGTTGATAACTAATGCAGCTCTACTCGCTTCCACAGAACAGCTGTGAAAAGGTCCCACGTTTCTTTATGATTCTTTGGAGCTTTTGAAGAGAATTTGTGGAAGTAAAAGCTGAAGTTCTGGTGT
The sequence above is drawn from the Sander lucioperca isolate FBNREF2018 chromosome 17, SLUC_FBN_1.2, whole genome shotgun sequence genome and encodes:
- the LOC116065065 gene encoding LOW QUALITY PROTEIN: asialoglycoprotein receptor 1-like (The sequence of the model RefSeq protein was modified relative to this genomic sequence to represent the inferred CDS: deleted 1 base in 1 codon) → MTTTEYHDIEDDSSSFWNKEPVSVSLSAVSRFRRWLFPALAATFILILIIALGASNTKTSNRLWSVEKSVSNLTGSLSAAQQLTKDAAKDVHRLKFSVESNKEQLGSVAEALNQLAVVDSISRAVASLKCSLEQLIRNATAVEGCCPLDWVMFGSSCYLFSRTSSSWHDARDWCNGHESHLVILLTDEDWDFVIRHAAGTFYWVGLTDEKGEWEWVNNTPYIMNRRRWNPGQPDSWTAHGLGAGDEDCAHIHSSGRLNDLHCSSGCATSARNTASAAERL